A single Pseudomonas sp. HN11 DNA region contains:
- a CDS encoding extracellular solute-binding protein — MKRPLLLLISLALSFGANATITESHGYTQFGVLKYPAKFTHFDWVNPAAPKGGTLRVMAFGTFDTLNPYTFKGSSPVSTPNFLQYGVNELNEPLMVGTGQYAPSGDEPTSSYGLIAQSVEYSEDRSWVVFNLRPEARFHDGKPITAYDVAFSYRTLLTEGHPQYRTNLQEVARVDILNRHRIRFVFKRAGNPLLILRLGELPVLPQHYWKNRDFKATTFDPPLGSGPYRISKVSPGRQLVFERVKDYWGKDLPVNQGFYNYDKVEVEFYRDSDVAFEAFKAGEFDIYIEHQAKNWANGYNFPAVNRGEVIKAQIAHQIPTQSQGLFMNSRRPIFSQTKVREALGLMFDFEWTNRTLFSGAYKRTLSYYPNSEFSATGVPTGHEWLMLSPYREQLPANLFTQPFSLPQTDGRGIPRETMRRALALLGDAGWKLSGQRLLNKDGQPLRFEILLVNPNLERILQPYVENLISVGIDARLRTVDRAQYKQRLDQFDFDMILITLNQTLSPGLEQWQYFHSSQAAIKGSKNYAGIANPIVDHLLEQLLAAKTREEQLAAGRALDRVLLWQHYSIPNWYLNYHRLAYRNRFAFVTTPPYSLGLSAWWLKASEKAQ, encoded by the coding sequence TTGAAGCGTCCCCTCCTTCTACTAATAAGTCTGGCCTTGAGCTTTGGTGCGAACGCGACGATTACCGAGAGCCACGGTTATACGCAGTTCGGCGTGCTCAAGTACCCGGCCAAATTCACCCACTTCGATTGGGTCAACCCTGCAGCGCCGAAAGGCGGGACATTGCGGGTCATGGCATTTGGCACCTTCGATACACTCAACCCCTATACGTTCAAAGGCTCCAGTCCGGTTTCGACCCCCAATTTCCTGCAATATGGCGTCAATGAGCTAAACGAGCCGTTAATGGTCGGCACCGGCCAGTACGCGCCGTCCGGTGATGAACCCACCTCCAGCTATGGGCTGATCGCGCAATCAGTGGAGTACAGCGAGGACCGCAGTTGGGTGGTGTTCAACCTGCGCCCGGAAGCCCGCTTCCACGATGGCAAGCCGATCACCGCCTATGACGTGGCGTTTTCCTATCGCACCCTGCTGACCGAAGGCCACCCGCAATACCGCACCAACCTGCAGGAAGTGGCGCGGGTGGACATCCTCAACCGTCACCGCATCCGCTTTGTGTTCAAGCGCGCCGGCAATCCGTTGCTGATCCTGCGCCTGGGCGAATTGCCGGTATTGCCTCAGCACTACTGGAAAAACCGCGACTTCAAGGCCACCACCTTCGATCCGCCCCTGGGCAGTGGGCCGTACCGCATCAGCAAGGTCAGCCCTGGCCGGCAATTGGTGTTCGAACGGGTCAAGGACTATTGGGGCAAGGACCTGCCGGTCAATCAAGGTTTCTATAACTACGACAAGGTCGAAGTGGAGTTCTACCGCGACAGCGACGTGGCCTTCGAAGCCTTCAAGGCCGGCGAGTTTGACATCTACATCGAGCACCAGGCCAAGAACTGGGCCAATGGCTACAACTTCCCCGCGGTGAACCGTGGCGAGGTGATCAAGGCGCAGATCGCCCACCAGATCCCGACCCAGAGCCAGGGCCTGTTCATGAACAGCCGGCGCCCGATCTTCAGCCAGACCAAGGTCCGCGAAGCATTGGGGCTGATGTTCGACTTCGAGTGGACCAACCGAACGCTGTTCAGCGGCGCCTACAAACGCACCTTGAGCTATTACCCCAACAGTGAATTCTCCGCCACTGGCGTTCCCACCGGCCATGAATGGCTGATGCTCTCGCCGTACCGCGAGCAATTGCCGGCCAACCTGTTCACCCAGCCGTTCAGCCTGCCCCAGACCGACGGGCGCGGCATCCCCCGCGAGACCATGCGCCGCGCCCTGGCCCTGCTCGGTGACGCCGGCTGGAAACTCTCCGGCCAACGCCTGCTCAACAAGGACGGCCAACCGCTGCGCTTTGAGATCCTGCTGGTCAACCCGAACCTGGAGCGCATCCTGCAGCCCTATGTCGAGAACCTGATCAGCGTCGGTATCGACGCGCGCCTGCGCACCGTCGATCGCGCCCAGTACAAGCAGCGCCTGGATCAATTCGACTTCGACATGATCCTGATCACTCTCAACCAGACCTTGAGCCCCGGCCTTGAGCAGTGGCAGTACTTCCACTCCAGCCAGGCCGCGATCAAGGGCAGCAAAAACTACGCGGGCATCGCCAACCCGATTGTCGATCACCTGCTGGAACAACTGCTGGCCGCCAAGACACGCGAAGAGCAACTGGCCGCCGGCCGTGCCCTGGACCGGGTGCTGCTGTGGCAGCACTACAGTATTCCCAACTGGTACCTCAACTATCATCGCTTGGCGTACCGCAACCGGTTCGCCTTTGTCACCACGCCGCCTTATAGCCTGGGCCTGAGCGCGTGGTGGCTGAAAGCTTCGGAGAAAGCCCAATGA
- a CDS encoding lytic transglycosylase domain-containing protein — translation MSSSIRKSNHSDALTRLAQAVAVAVSATLAGCQSNNFTAQSTVQPKPNLTAKIKQKPVIWLSEKPAPEVPQDVWERMRRGFQLQDGVGVNPRIEQQRLWFASNPSFLENAGERGSLYIHYIVERLEERNMPLELALLPVIESAYNPMAYSRSDAVGLWQFIPSTGRYFNLRQTRAYDGRRDITASTTAALDYLTRLHDMFNGDWLLALAAYNAGEGTVSRAIERNEKLGLPTDYWNLPLPQETKDYVPKFLALSQVVLAPEAYGVNLNPIANTPYFEVVEVKQSMDLSRVAALAEIDEDELFQLNPALKQRTTLDGPQHLLVPSSKAQLLTSTLSTMKPEELLAMRPKKQVFDEVETARVAGRTRNYKVRSGDNLTLIAKANKVDVHDLQRWNKLNGQALKVGQTLVMQDTRKAVASSKKPVQYKVKKGDSLYIVAKRFNVEMQHLKRWNPRTGQALKPGQMLVVSGPR, via the coding sequence ATGTCGTCATCTATTCGTAAATCCAACCATTCAGACGCATTGACCCGCCTGGCTCAAGCTGTGGCGGTGGCTGTGTCCGCCACACTGGCGGGCTGTCAATCAAACAATTTCACCGCACAATCCACCGTGCAACCCAAGCCAAACCTTACTGCCAAGATCAAACAGAAACCCGTCATCTGGCTTTCAGAAAAGCCTGCTCCCGAAGTGCCTCAAGACGTTTGGGAGCGTATGCGACGTGGCTTTCAATTACAGGACGGCGTAGGCGTCAACCCGCGAATCGAGCAACAGCGCCTGTGGTTTGCCAGCAACCCTTCCTTCCTGGAGAACGCCGGCGAGCGCGGCAGTCTCTACATTCATTACATCGTCGAACGCCTCGAAGAACGCAACATGCCCCTGGAGCTGGCACTGCTGCCAGTGATTGAAAGTGCCTACAACCCGATGGCCTATTCGCGTAGCGATGCCGTGGGTTTGTGGCAGTTCATCCCCTCCACCGGTCGCTATTTCAACCTGCGCCAGACCCGCGCCTATGATGGCCGCCGCGACATCACCGCCTCCACCACCGCCGCCCTCGACTACCTGACCCGTCTGCATGACATGTTCAACGGTGACTGGCTGCTGGCCCTGGCCGCTTACAATGCCGGCGAAGGCACCGTGAGCCGGGCGATCGAGCGCAACGAGAAGCTCGGCCTGCCGACCGACTACTGGAACCTGCCCCTGCCCCAGGAAACCAAGGACTACGTGCCCAAGTTCCTGGCGCTGTCCCAAGTGGTGCTGGCGCCCGAGGCCTATGGCGTCAACCTGAACCCGATTGCCAACACGCCGTACTTCGAAGTGGTTGAAGTCAAGCAAAGCATGGACCTGTCACGGGTTGCCGCGCTGGCCGAGATCGACGAAGACGAACTGTTCCAGCTAAACCCCGCGCTGAAACAACGCACCACCCTGGATGGCCCGCAGCATCTGCTGGTGCCGAGTTCCAAGGCGCAATTGCTCACCAGCACCCTTTCGACGATGAAGCCTGAAGAATTGCTGGCGATGCGTCCGAAAAAGCAGGTGTTCGACGAAGTTGAGACTGCGCGGGTTGCCGGGCGTACGCGCAACTACAAAGTACGCAGTGGCGACAACCTGACGTTGATTGCCAAGGCCAACAAGGTCGATGTGCATGACCTGCAGCGCTGGAACAAGCTCAACGGCCAGGCGCTCAAGGTCGGTCAGACCCTGGTGATGCAGGACACGCGCAAAGCCGTCGCCAGCAGCAAAAAGCCGGTGCAGTACAAGGTCAAGAAAGGCGACTCGCTGTACATCGTCGCCAAACGTTTCAACGTTGAGATGCAACATCTCAAGCGCTGGAACCCGCGTACCGGCCAGGCCCTGAAGCCTGGGCAGATGCTGGTGGTTTCCGGGCCGCGCTGA
- the gloB gene encoding hydroxyacylglutathione hydrolase, with amino-acid sequence MIQISALPAFTDNYIWLLQDPSTQRCAVVDPGDAAPVMAWLKQNPEWVLSDILITHHHHDHVGGVEQLKRVTDAKVYGPANEKIPARDVALNDNDRISVLGWDFDVYTVPGHTLGHIAFYHQGVLFCGDTLFAAGCGRLFEGTPQQMHTSLERLAALPADTWVYCTHEYTQSNLKFAQAVEPDNADIAERVENVRQLRERGEITLPSNLALEKRTNPFLRTSETSVKQKADERDGRDNRSGAEVFASLRAWKDKF; translated from the coding sequence CACCGATAACTACATCTGGTTGTTACAGGACCCGAGCACCCAACGCTGCGCCGTGGTCGACCCCGGCGATGCCGCACCGGTGATGGCCTGGCTCAAGCAAAACCCTGAGTGGGTCCTGAGCGACATCCTGATCACTCACCACCACCATGACCACGTCGGCGGCGTCGAACAACTCAAACGGGTGACAGACGCCAAGGTCTACGGCCCGGCCAACGAGAAGATCCCCGCACGGGACGTTGCCCTCAACGATAACGATCGCATCAGCGTGCTCGGCTGGGACTTCGACGTTTATACAGTGCCCGGCCACACCCTGGGCCATATTGCCTTTTATCACCAGGGCGTGCTGTTCTGTGGCGACACCCTGTTCGCCGCCGGTTGCGGGCGCCTGTTCGAAGGCACGCCGCAACAGATGCACACCTCCCTTGAGCGTTTGGCCGCCCTGCCTGCCGATACATGGGTGTACTGCACCCACGAATACACACAAAGCAACCTTAAGTTCGCTCAGGCCGTGGAACCGGACAACGCCGATATCGCCGAACGGGTAGAAAACGTCCGCCAATTGCGCGAACGTGGCGAGATCACGCTGCCTTCCAACCTGGCTCTTGAAAAACGTACTAACCCATTTCTGCGCACCTCTGAAACATCCGTTAAACAAAAAGCGGACGAACGGGATGGCCGCGACAACCGCTCTGGGGCCGAGGTGTTTGCTAGCTTGAGGGCGTGGAAAGATAAGTTCTAA